The Candidatus Thorarchaeota archaeon DNA window CCATAGGTCGGGCTGAACCAGTAGAAGGGGGGCATCGTCTTTATCAGCTGATCAAGTTTCCGCGTACTGGGGGTTGTCTGATTCATTATCAGAATATGCTCACCTAGACCAAGCTTACGCTCATAGGTCATCGCATAGGGAGAGAGTAGAATGTCGTTTTCCTTCATCTTGGATAGGCGATACCGGATTGTCCGAGCAGGTATGTTGAGTAAGTCTTCAAGCTCTCCAGTGGACTTCTTTGCGCCATACTTTTCGAGCGCATTCAGGATAAGTATGTCCTTCTCATCGAGCTCATATTCAGCCATGTTTCCTCAGTCCTTTGAGATTAGCGACCTTTGCAAACTAAGGATATCATAGAACAGATACCAAAATCGGTCTTCTTTTCAATTACTCAAGGGACAGACATGGCAAAACCCTTAATAATGTATTTGCCAAAAGTAACATTGGTATGATAAAAACGGCAATGTAATGGTTCCCGTTTACCGTTTTTCTCATACTTACCACGGAGAGAAAGCAAATGGCTGGCGGAAATACCATTCCCAATTTCACCGCGAGCACAGTAGAGGTGCTCAAGCATCTGGCACGGGAAGGCCCGCTCTGTCCTAAAGACATCTCAAAAGAGACCGGGGTGTCACTACGAACTGTTTCTTTTGCCCTACGCGAGCTTCGTCAGAAAGAGCTCTGCCGCAGAATTCCGAATCTCCAAGATATGCGGAAGCCGCTATATTTGGCAAACAAAGAGAATCTGCAGCAGTTGCAGAGTAAGATTGACACCTGGAGAGCACTTGTTCGATCTCGGATGAAAGAAGTCTAGGATTGACGGACGGTAACCTAGCTTCCCAATAGTGCGTTATGCGTATGACAGCGGTTCATGTAGTTTTGTACTTGAAAATACCAGACTCAAACTAGCCTGGAACTGGAGGCCAACTTCCCTGCATCTTACGATTAGCAACAATTTGGCCAATATGATACGAGTTGTGCAGTTCGAGAATCATGAAAGCTCGAGCAGCAGGCATGTCTCGCCATCTATGAAGAGGAGCATCAGCATCAATACTTTCTATTAGGCGCTCTGCTTCTTCAATTCCATGTTCAAATTTGTCCACTAGCTCGTCCCAAGAATGTTTTTCCTGTTCTTCATATGAAGGCCAATCAGATTCAGCCGCCTCATCCCAATTGACAGGTTTTCCTTTTATAGCGTCGAGTATCCGTTCTTGCCAGTATACAGCATGATATAGCAGCTCCCACGACGAATAATGATCAGGATTAAGTTCCTGAGCGGCT harbors:
- a CDS encoding MarR family transcriptional regulator, with protein sequence MAGGNTIPNFTASTVEVLKHLAREGPLCPKDISKETGVSLRTVSFALRELRQKELCRRIPNLQDMRKPLYLANKENLQQLQSKIDTWRALVRSRMKEV
- a CDS encoding DinB family protein — encoded protein: MEGIIKEILTNGLKADLSHVDPVEALSGLSHKEAAQELNPDHYSSWELLYHAVYWQERILDAIKGKPVNWDEAAESDWPSYEEQEKHSWDELVDKFEHGIEEAERLIESIDADAPLHRWRDMPAARAFMILELHNSYHIGQIVANRKMQGSWPPVPG